One region of Sus scrofa isolate TJ Tabasco breed Duroc chromosome 3, Sscrofa11.1, whole genome shotgun sequence genomic DNA includes:
- the SRRM2 gene encoding serine/arginine repetitive matrix protein 2 isoform X2, translating into MYNGIGLPTPRGSGTNGYVQRNLSLVRGRRGERPDYKGEEELRRLEAALVKRPNPDILDHERKRRVELRCLELEEMMEEQGYEEQQIQEKVATFRLMLLEKDVNPGGKEETPGQRPAVTETHQLAELNEKKNERLRAAFGISDSYVDGSSFDPQRRAREAKQPAPEPPKPYSLVRESSSSRSPTPKQKKKKKKKDRGRRSESSSPRRERKKSSKKKKHRSESESKKRKHRSPTPKSKRKSKDKKRKRSRSTTPAPKSRRAHRSTSADSASSSDTSRSRSRSAAAKTHTTTLTGRSPSPTSGHRGEGDAPSREPGTANTGQPSSSEPSAKQPGSPYEDKGKDKKEKSAVRSSPSPERSSTGPEPPAPTPLLAEQHGGSPQPLATTPLSQEPVNPPSEASPTQGHSPPKSPEKPPHSSSESCPPSPQPTKVSRHASSSPESPKPVPASGSRREISSSPTPKSRSRGRAKRDKSHSHTPSRRVGRSRSPTTTKRGRSRSRTPTKRGHSRSRSPQWRRSRSAQRWGRSRSPQRRGRSRSPQRPGWSRSRNAQRRGRSRSARRGRSHSRSPATRGRSRSRTPARRGRSRSRTPTRRRSRSRTPTRRRSRSRTPARRGRSRSRTPARRRSRTRSPVRRRSRSRSPARRGGRSRSRTPARRGRSRSRTPARRGRSRSRTPARRSGRSRSRTPARRGRSRSRTPTRRRSHSRSLARRGRSHSRTPQRRGRSGSSSERKNKSRTSQRRSRSNSSPEMKKSRVSSRRSRSLSSPRSKAKSHLSLRRSLSGSSPCPKQKSQTPPRRSRSGSSQPKGRTPLRRSRSGSSLPPHQKSKTPSRQSRSSSSPQPKVKSGTPPRQGSVTSPQANEQSATPQRRSHSESSPDPEVKSRTPLRHSCSESSPRVKSSSPPRRSRSGSSSPQPKVKAVMSPVQSRSGFSSPSPSRVTSKTPPRQSRSESPCSKVESRLLQRNSRSRSPSPDTKVKPETPLLQSHSGSTSPCPKAKPQTPPGHNLPESKSPCSQEKSTDSPAQSCSGSFSFCPGVKSSTPPGESYFSSSLQQKGRSPSSPDPRSVTSSPEMRQSHSESPSLQSKSQTSPKGGRCRSPSPVTELEPPTRQDRSELSTSPKLKSGLSPEQVRTHSDSSPYPALDSKSLLGRGRLESSESKEKTGSVLQEDVTASSPRPGDKLSSPLVQDRPESSPVIRDTPETASRERGGVGSSPDTKDQSSVLAKSSQDEESMEVTEKAEESSSQILPHLSPELKEMARSNFESSPEIEGRSAVSLILDQRQLQASVEEVPAVASTWSGPQFSPERKELSSSPPRENSFGSPSEFRNSGPVAEMSTEFSPEGKDLNGPFPNQLETDPSLDMKESTRSSRRSSSELSPDAVEKAGMSSNQSVSSPVLDAVPRTPSRGRSSSTSSPELKDGLPRTPSQRSRSGSSPGLRDGSGTPSRHSLSGSSPGMKDIPRTPSRGRSECDSSPEPKILPQTPRPRSRSPSSPELNNKCLSPQRERSGSESSVEQKTVARTPLGQRRRSGSSQELDGKPSASPQERSESESSPDSKAKTRMSVRPRSGSGSSPEVDSKSQPSPRRSSSPEDKDKPGVAPRAQSGSDSSPEPKAPAPRVLPRRSRSGSSSKGRGPSPEGSSSSESSPEHPPKSRTARRSSRSSPEPKTKSRSPPRRRSSRSSPELPRKTRLSRRSRSASSSPETRSRTPPRRRRSPSVSSPEPAEKSRSSRRRRSASSPPTKTTSRRGRSPSPKPRGLQRSRSRSRREKTRTTRRRDRSGSSQSTSRRRQRSRSRSRVTRRRRGGSGYHSRSPARQESSRTSSRRRRGRSRTPPTSRKRSRSRTSPARWKRSRSRASPAAHRRSRSRTPLVSRRRSRSRTSPVSRRRSRSRTSVTRRRSRSRASPVSRRRSRSRTPPVTRRRSRSRTPTRRRSRSRTPPVTRRRSRSRTPPVTRRRSRSRTSPIPRRRSRSRTSPVTRRRSRSRTSPVTRRRSRSRTSQMTRRRSRSRTPPAIRRRSRSRTPLLPRKRSRSRSPLVIRRRSRSRTPRAARGKRSLTRSPPAIRRRSASGSSSDRSRSATPPATRNHSGSRTPPVALNSSRMSCFSRPSMSPTPLDRCRSPGMLEPLGSSRTPMSVLQQAGGSMMDGPGPRIPDHPRASVPENHAQSRIALALTAISLGTARPPPSMSAAGLAARMSQVPAPVPLMSLRTAPAANLASRIPAASAAAMNLASARTPAIPTAVNLADSRTPAAAAAMNLASPRTAVAPSAVNLADPRTPTASAVNLAGARTPAALAALSLAGSGTPPTTANYPSSSRTPQAPAPANLVGPRSAHAAAVNIASSRTPPALAPANLTSARMAPALSGANLTTPRVPLSAYERVSGRASPPLLDRARSRTPPSAPSQSRMTSERAPSPASRMIQAPSQPVLSLAQDRPRSPVPSAFSDQSRSLLAQTTPMTGAQSLSSGTVAKTTPSAGDHNGMLSGSVSGAPHPEGGEPAASSGAQQPSALAALQPAKERRSSSSSSSSSSSSSSSSSSSSSSSSSGSSSSDSEGSSLPTQPEVALKRVPSPAPAPKEAVREGRPPEPTPAKRKRRSSSSSSSSSSSSSSSSSSSSSSSSSSSSSSSSSSSSSTSSSPSPAKPGPQALPKPASPKKPPPGERRSRSPRKPIDSLRDSRSLSYSPAERRRPSPQTAPWDQQSSERGSRKGQRGDSRSPGHKRRKETPSPRSARHRSSRSP; encoded by the exons AACGccaaagcaaaagaagaagaaaaagaagaaagatagagGACG CAGGTCGGAGAGCAGCTCTCCTCGAcgagagaggaagaagagctcTAAGAAGAAGAAGCACAG gTCAGAATCTGAATCCAAGAAAAGGAAGCATAG GTCTCCTACTCCAAAGAGCAAACGTAAATCTAAGGACAAGAAGCGGAAGCG GTCTCGAAGTACGACTCCAGCTCCCAAGAGCCGACGGGCCCATCGTTCAACTTCTGCTgactctgcttcctcttctgaTACTTCTCGAAGTCG GTCTCGAAGTGCTGCAGCAAAAACCCATACAACTACCTTGACTGGCAGAAGCCCTTCCCCTACTTCTGGGCATCGAGGGGAGGGAGATGCGCCTTCCAGGGAACCAGGTACTGCCAACACCGGGCAGCCTAGTAGCTCGGAGCCTTCTGCAAAACAGCCTGGCAGTCCTTATGAGGACAAGGGTAAAGACAAGAAGGAG AAATCTGCAGTTCGATCTAGCCCCTCTCCGGAAAGGAGCAGCACAGGGCCTGAACCACCTGCTCCTACTCCGCTCCTTGCTGAGCAACATGGCGGCTCCCCACAACCCCTTGCAACAACCCCCTTAAGTCAGGAGCCAGTGAACCCCCCATCTGAGGCTTCACCAACCCAGGGCCATTCACCACCTAAGTCTCCTGAGAAACCTCCCCATTCATCTTCAGAGAGCTGTCCACCATCCCCTCAACCTACTAAAGTTTCTCGACATGCCAGCTCTTCCCCTGAAAGTCCTAAACCTGTACCAGCTTCTGGGTCCCGCCGAGAGATTTCTTCTTCTCCTACACCTAAAAGTCGCTCACGTGGCCGAGCAAAGCGTGATAAGTCACATTCTCATACTCCTTCTCGTAGGGTGGGGAGGTCTCGTAGCCCTACTACCACTAAGAGGGGGCGATCTCGGTCACGAACCCCTACAAAGAGAGGTCATTCTCGGTCCCGGTCACCTCAGTGGCGTAGGTCCCGGTCTGCACAGAGGTGGGGACGGTCTAGAAGCCCCCAGCGCCGTGGCCGCTCTAGGTCCCCTCAGCGACCAGGCTGGTCCAGGAGCAGAAATGCACAGAGAAGAGGCAGGTCCAGATCAGCAAGACGAGGCAGGTCACACTCTAGATCCCCTGCCACTAGGGGCAGATCTCGTTCTAGAACACCAGCCCGAAGGGGCCGGTCTCGGTCTAGGACACCCACCAGGAGGAGGTCACGATCTAGAACACCCACCAGGCGCAGATCTCGTTCTAGAACACCAGCCCGAAGGGGCCGGTCTCGGTCTAGAACCCCTGCTAGGCGCAGATCTAGGACCCGATCACCAGTACGAAGGAGGTCTCGTAGTAGATCACCAGCCAGGAGAGGTGGCAGGTCACGCTCCAGAACCCCAGCCAGGCGTGGGCGGTCACGCTCCAGAACCCCAGCCAGGCGTGGGCGGTCACGCTCCAGAACCCCAGCTAGAAGAAGTGGTCGGTCTCGCTCTAGAACACCAGCCAGGAGAGGGAGATCTCGGTCTAGGACACCAACAAGAAGAAGGTCGCACAGTAGAAGTCTAGCAAGACGGGGAAGATCTCACTCTAGAACGCCACAAAGAAGAGGCAGGTCTGGCTCATCATCAGAGCGGAAGAACAAATCCAGAACATCTCAGAGAAGGAGCAGGTCCAACTCAAGCCCAGAAATGAAAAAATCACGAGTTTCTTCGAGGCGGAGCAGGTCTCTCTCTTCACCAAGGTCCAAAGCAAAATCTCACTTGTCTTTGAGACGAAGCCTTTCGGGGTCCTCTCCATGCCCTAAACAAAAGTCTCAGACACCACCAAGGCGCAGTCGCTCTGGATCATCCCAGCCTAAAGGTAGAACACCGCTAAGGCGAAGTCGCTCTGgttcttctctgcctcctcatcAGAAGTCTAAAACGCCATCAAGACAAAGTCGTTCCAGTTCATCTCCTCAACCTAAAGTGAAATCTGGAACACCACCGAGGCAGGGGTCCGTAACAAGTCCTCAGGCAAATGAACAATCTGCAACACCACAGAGACGGAGCCATTCTGAGTCATCACCTGACCCTGAGGTGAAGTCCAGGACCCCTTTGAGACATAGCTGCTCTGAGTCTTCTCCTAGAGTGAAATCTAGCTCACCTCCAAGACGGAGCCGATCTGGGTCATCATCTCCACAACCCAAAGTGAAGGCGGTCATGTCACCAGTCCAGAGCCGTTCTGgcttctcttctccaagtcctagTAGAGTGACATCTAAAACTCCTCCAAGGCAAAGCAGATCAGAGTCTCCATGCTCCAAGGTAGAGTCTAGATTGTTGCAAAGAAACAGCCGTTCTAGGTCCCCATCTCCAGATACCAAAGTGAAACCGGAAACACCACTGCTGCAAAGTCACTCAGGGTCTACTTCGCCGTGCCCCAAAGCAAAACCCCAAACTCCACCAGGGCATAATCTTCCTGAGTCAAAGTCACCATGTTCCCAAGAGAAGTCTACAGATTCACCAGCACAGAGTTGCTCTGGATCCTTCTCCTTCTGTCCGGGAGTAAAGTCTAGTACACCACCTGGCGAGAGCTATTTCAGTTCATCTTTGCAACAGAAAGGACGGTCTCCATCTTCACCAGATCCCAGATCTGTTACTTCAAGTCCAGAAATGAGACAGAGTCATTCTGAATCTCCATCTCTGCAGAGCAAATCTCAAACATCTCCAAAGGGTGGTCGGTGCAGGTCCCCATCTCCAGTCACTGAGCTggaacctccaacaagacaagaTAGAAGCGAATTGTCAACAAGTCCTAAGCTGAAATCTGGACTGTCTCCTGAGCAGGTCAGGACCCATTCTGATTCTTCTCCATATCCTGCATTGGACTCTAAGTCTCTTCTGGGGCGGGGTAGATTAGAGTCTtctgaatcaaaagaaaaaactggcTCAGTCCTTCAGGAGGATGTCACTGCATCATCTCCAAGACCAGGAGACAAACTGAGTTCTCCTTTGGTTCAGGACAGGCCTGAATCTTCACCAGTAATCAGAGACACCCCTGAAACTGCCTCGAGGGAAAGAGGTGGTGTCGGGTCATCTCCAGATACAAAAGACCAGAGTAGTGTGTTAGCTAAGTCAAGCCAAGATGAGGAATCAATGGAGGTGACAGAGAAAGCTGAAGAATCCTCAAGCCAGATCCTGCCCCATTTATCTCCAGAACTTAAAGAAATGGCCAGAAGTAACTTTGAATCATCTCCTGAAATAGAAGGAAGATCTGCTGTCTCTTTGATTCTTGACCAGAGACAGTTGCAGGCTTCTGTGGAAGAAGTCCCTGCGGTAGCCTCAACTTGGAGTGGGCCGCAGTTTTCTCCAGAACGTAAAGAACTGTCTAGCTCCCCTCCCAGGGAGAATAGTTTTGGATCACCTTCAGAATTTAGAAACTCAGGCCCTGTTGCAGAGATGAGCACTGAGTTTTCTCCTGAGGGTAAAGATTTGAATGGACCTTTTCCTAATCAGCTGGAGACAGATCCATCTCTCGACATGAAAGAATCAACAAGGTCCTCCAGACGCAGCAGTTCAGAGTTATCCCCAGATGCGGTGGAAAAAGCAGGAATGTCCTCAAATCAGAGTGTCTCTTCGCCAGTACTTGATGCTGTACCCCGAACACCCTCAAGGGGAAGAAGTAGTTCCACGTCTTCTCCTGAACTGAAAGATGGTTTACCCAGAACCCCTTCACAGAGAAGCCGGTCTGGGTCATCCCCAGGACTGAGAGATGGGTCTGGGACTCCCTCAAGGCACAGTTTATCTGGGTCTTCTCCTGGGATGAAAGATATACCTAGAACACCATCCAGGGGGAGAAGTGAATGTGATTCTTCTCCAGAACCAAAAATTTTGCCTCAGACTCCTAGGCCAAGGAGTCGGTCTCCATCATCCCCAGAGCTCAACAACAAGTGTCTTAGTcctcagagagagagaagtgggtcAGAATCATCAGTGGAACAGAAGACTGTGGCTAGGACTCCGCTGGGGCAGAGACGTCGGTCTGGATCTTCTCAAGAACTTGATGGGAAACCCAGTGCTTCCCCTCAGGAGAGGAGTGAATCAGAGTCTTCTCCAGATTCTAAAGCTAAGACACGAATGTCAGTTAGACCAAGGAGTGGCTCTGGATCCTCTCCAGAGGTCGACAGCAAATCTCAGCCTTCTCCTCGGCGTAGTTCATCCCCTGAAGATAAAGATAAGCCGGGGGTGGCACCCAGGGCACAGAGTGGTTCTGATTCTTCTCCCGAACCCAAGGCTCCTGCCCCTCGTGTCCTTCCTAGACGAAGCAGATCAGGTTCATCCAGCAAAGGCAGAGGCCCTTCTCCTGAAGGAAGCAGCAGTTCGGAGTCTTCTCCAGAACACCCACCCAAATCCAGGACTGCTAGAAGAAGCTCTAGGTCATCGCCAGAGCCCAAGACTAAGTCTCGCTCTCCACCTCGCCGCCGCAGCTCTCGATCATCTCCTGAGCTGCCTAGGAAGACCAGGCTCTCCCGTAGAAGCCGCTCAGCCTCATCCTCACCAGAGACCCGCTCTAGAACTCCCCCAAGACGCCGAAGAAGTCCCTCAGTGTCTTCGCCAGAGCCAGCTGAAAAGTCGAGATCCTCACGCCGGCGGCGTTCAGCTTCATCTCCACCCACTAAGACAACTTCAAGGAGAGGCCGTTCTCCTTCACCAAAGCCTCGTGGGCTCCAGAGGTCCCGTTCCCGCTCGAGAAGGGAGAAGACCAGAACAACCCGGCGTCGGGACAGGTCTGGATCTTCTCAGTCAACCTCTCGGAGGAGACAGCGGAGCCGATCGAGGTCTCGGGTTACTCGGCGGCGGAGGGGAGGCTCTGGTTATCATTCAAGGTCTCCTGCCCGGCAGGAGAGTTCCCGAACCTCCTCTCGACGCCGAAGAGGCCGTTCTCGGACACCCCCAACCAGTCGGAAGCGTTCCCGCTCACGCACATCACCAGCCCGGTGGAAGCGCTCCAGGTCTCGAGCCTCTCCAGCCGCTCACCGGAGATCCAGGTCCAGAACACCTCTGGTCAGCCGACGTAGGTCCAGGTCTCGAACATCACCAGTCAGTCGGAGACGGTCAAGGTCCAGGACGTCAGTGACTAGACGAAGATCTCGATCGAGAGCTTCCCCTGTGAGTCGAAGGCGATCCAGGTCCAGAACACCACCGGTAACTCGCCGGCGTTCGAGGTCCAGGACACCTACTCGTCGGCGTTCCCGCTCTAGAACTCCACCAGTGACTCGGAGAAGGTCGAGATCTAGGACTCCACCAGTAACCAGAAGGCGATCTCGAAGCAGAACTTCACCTATCCCTCGCAGAAGGTCGAGATCCAGAACATCCCCAGTCACCCGTAGGAGATCGAGATCTCGCACCTCTCCGGTAACTCGAAGAAGGTCCCGTTCTCGAACCTCTCAGATGACACGCCGTCGATCCAGGTCCCGAACTCCTCCAGCTATTCGTCGCCGCTCTCGGTCTAGAACCCCACTGTTGCCACGCAAGCGTTCTCGAAGCCGCTCCCCACTGGTTATTCGCCGCCGTTCTAGATCCCGTACTCCGCGTGCAGCTCGGGGCAAACGGTCCTTAACAAGATCTCCTCCAGCTATCCGCAGACGATCTGCATCTGGAAGTAGTTCTGATCGTTCTCGTTCTGCTACTCCTCCAGCAACAAGGAATCACTCTGGTTCTCGCACACCTCCGGTAGCTCTCAATAGCTCCAGGATGAGCTGCTTCAGTCGTCCTAGCATGTCACCAACTCCTCTGGACCGCTGTAGATCACCTGGAATGCTTGAACCCCTTGGCAGCTCTAGAACCCCCATGTCTGTCCTACAGCAAGCTGGGGGTTCTATGATGGATGGTCCAGGCCCCCGAATTCCTGATCACCCAAGAGCGTCTGTGCCAGAAAACCATGCGCAGTCTAGGATTGCGCTTGCCCTGACAGCCATCAGTCTTGGCACTGCTCGGCCGCCTCCGTCCATGTCTGCGGCTGGTCTTGCTGCAAGAATGTCCCAGGTTCCAGCTCCAGTGCCTCTCATGAGTCTCAGAACAGCTCCAGCTGCCAACCTTGCCAGCAGGATCCCTGCAGCCTCTGCAGCAGCCATGAACCTGGCCAGCGCCAGGACACCTGCCATCCCAACAGCAGTGAACCTGGCCGACTCAAgaaccccagctgcagcagcagccatGAACTTGGCCAGCCCCAGAACAGCCGTAGCACCTTCGGCCGTGAACCTGGCTGACCCTCGTACCCCCACAGCCTCAGCCGTGAACCTAGCAGGAGCCAGAACCCCAGCTGCTTTGGCAGCTTTGAGTCTCGCGGGCTCTGGCACACCCCCGACTACTGCAAACTATCCCTCCAGCTCCAGAACgccccaggctccagcccctgcAAACCTGGTGGGTCCTAGATCTGCACATGCCGCAGCCGTGAATATTGCCAGCTCAAGAACGCCTCCAGCCTTAGCCCCTGCAAACCTCACTAGTGCTAGAATGGCTCCAGCCTTGTCTGGTGCAAACCTCACCACCCCTCGAGTGCCCCTGTCTGCCTATGAGCGTGTTAGTGGCCGAGCCTCACCACCACTCCTTGACAGGGCCAGGTCCAGAACCCCACCATCAGCACCGAGCCAGTCTAGAATGACATCTGAGCGGGCTCCGTCTCCTGCCTCTAGAATGATCCAGGCTCCCTCACAGCCTGTTCTTTCTCTAGCTCAGGATCGGCCTAGGTCCCCCGTGCCATCGGCTTTTTCTGACCAGTCCCGATCTTTGCTTGCCCAGACCACCCCTATGACGGGGGCTCAGTCGCTTTCCTCTGGGACTGTGGCAAAGACCACGCCCTCTGCGGGTGACCACAATGGCATGCTCTCTGGCTCTGTCTCCGGGGCACCCCACCCGGAGGGTGGGGAACCAGCTGCCTCGTCGGGGGCCCAGCAGCCTTCCGCGttggctgccctgcagccagCAAAGGAGCGGCGGAGTtcgtcctcctcgtcctcctctaGCTCGTCCTCGTCGTCGTCCTCGTCGTCATCCTCGTCGTCCTCCTCCTCCGGCTCCAGTTCTAGTGACTCGGAGGGCTCTAGCCTTCCCACTCAACCTGAGGTAGCGCTGAAGAG ggtccccagccccgccccagccccgaAGGAGGCTGTTCGAGAGGGCCGTCCTCCAGAACCGACCCCAGCCAAGCGGAAGAGGCGGTCTAGCAGCTCTAGTTCCAGCTCCTCctcgtcttcctcctcctcctcgtcttcctcctcctcctcttcctcctcctcttcctcctcctcttcatcgtcctcttcctcctctacttcttcctccccctcccctgctaAGCCTGGCCCCCAGGCGTTGCCCAAACCTGCAAGCCCCAAGAAGCCACCCCCTGGCGAGAGGAG GTCTCGCAGCCCCCGGAAGCCAATAGACTCCCTGCGGGACTCTAGGTCCCTCAGCTACTCACCTGCAGAGCGCCGCCGCCCCTCACCCCAGACGGCGCCGTGGGACCAGCAGAG CAGCGAACGGGGTTCCCGGAAAGGCCAGCGTGGGGACAGCCGCTCCCCAGGCCACAAGCGCAGGAAGGAGACACCCAGCCCCCGCTCCGCGAGGCACCGCTCCTCCAG gtcTCCATGA